Proteins encoded together in one Xenopus laevis strain J_2021 chromosome 6L, Xenopus_laevis_v10.1, whole genome shotgun sequence window:
- the LOC121394804 gene encoding gastrula zinc finger protein XlCGF26.1-like: MKENLTSGKSETGLQSEMSFPEADPEILQIKIKEEDSDCEDPVEDEEVPFLDEGSLKTEGKVKSEGEESDAEDHVTVIKGEIVSVPGAENCIRNGKNSDPETPRLWLRHQSPPRSGTSDCSDALNAAEEQIEDAGVLLESTQKRTTTNSESNTRYENCSASSAASGFICSGCGETFAVKREFLTHVCPENGRNNSPTKKKLEGENMTGQQLVRTREKPFQCTDCGRSFSHKRTLTAHQRNHSGERRFKCTECGKSFFHKSNLVNHQIIHTGKKHFTCMDCGKWFAHKRTLYTHQKNHTAERRFKCAECGKSFFHKSNLRSHQKLHTGEKPFSCSECGKCFSQKGTLQRHEQIHTGVKPYACTQCAKCFYDKHNLWKHQNIHAEKKTFTYTEPGFICCTCGESFSFDSDLLKHHCTQSGNNHFCRPSLGENGEEKQYSRKSNFQRPHLIKTQKDLFPCTECGKSFSGKSSLHAHQRIHTGEKPYTCADCGKSFSQSCHLRRHQNIHTGEKPFKCMECGKSFNVQSNLQSHKKTHLGVKPYACMECGKVFSLKGNLNKHQRIHTGEKPFTCTECGKSFFKKICLLNHQKTHTGEKPFACTECGKRFSQKSSLQKHRSSHKQEKL, translated from the exons ATGAAGGAAAACTTGACCTCGGGAAAGAGCGAGACGGGTTTACAATCTGAGATGA GTTTCCCAGAGGCTGATCcagaaatattacagataaagataAAAGAGGAAGACTCAGACTGTGAGGACCCAGTTGAAGATGAAGAAGTTCCATTCCTAGATGAGG GTTCTCTAAAGACTGAAGGTAAAGTGAAATCAGAGGGTGAAGAGTCGGATGCTGAGGATCATGTGACTGTAATAAAGGGAGAAATTGTTTCTGTTCCTGGGGCCG agaatTGTATCCGTAATGGAAAGAACAGTGACCCTGAGACTCCTAGACTTTGGCTCCGGCACCAGAGCCCCCCGAGATCAGGAACAAGTGATTGCTCAGATGCACTGAATGCAGCCGAGGAGCAGATAGAAGATGCTGGAGTATTGCTGGAGTCGACACAGAAGAGAACAACGACTAACTCTGAGTCCAACACAAGATATGAGAATTGCTCAGCAAGTTCTGCAGCATCGGGGTTTATTTGCAGTGGTTGTGGAGAAACCTTTGCCGTGAAAAGAGAATTCCTCACTCACGTCTGTCCCGAGAATGGGAGAAATAATAGTCCAACTAAGAAAAAACTGGAAGGAGAGAACATGACAGGACAGCAGTTGGTCCGTACCAGGGAGAAACCATTCCAATGTACAGATTGTGGGAGAAGTTTTTCTCACAAAAGGACCCTCACCGCCCACCAGAGAAACCACTCGGGAGAAAGACGATTCAAATGCACGGAATGCGGCAAAAGTTTCTTCCACAAAAGCAATCTTGTCAACCACCAGATCATTCACACGGGGAAGAAACATTTCACCTGTATGGACTGCGGCAAATGGTTTGCTCACAAGAGAACCCTCTACACTCACCAGAAAAATCACACCGCCGAAAGACGCTTCAAATGCGCGGAGTGCGGGAAGAGTTTCTTTCACAAGAGCAACCTCCGCAGCCACCAAAAGcttcacacgggggagaaacctttctcttgCTCAGAATGCGGCAAATGCTTCTCCCAGAAGGGCACCCTTCAGAGACATGAGCAGATTCACACAGGGGTAAAACCATACGCCTGCACACAATGTGCCAAGTGTTTCTATGATAAGCACAACCTATGGAAACACCAGAATATTCACGCAGAAAAGAAAACCTTCACATATACAGAACCAGGGTTTATCTGCTGTACTTGTGGGGAAAGCTTCTCTTTTGATAGTGACCTCCTCAAACACCACTGCACCCAGTCTGGGAATAATCATTTTTGTCGCCCATCTTTGGGGGAAAACGGAGAAGAAAAGCAGTACAGCCGTAAATCTAACTTTCAGAGACCTCATTTAATCAAAACACAGAAAGATCTTTTCCcatgcacagaatgtggaaaaagcttttctggaaaaagcagCCTCCACGCccaccagagaattcacaccggggagaaaccataCACGTGCGCCGATTGCGGGAAAAGCTTCTCTCAGAGCTGTCACCTTCGAAGGCACCAGAACattcacacgggagagaaaccatttAAATGTATggaatgtgggaaaagcttcaATGTGCAAAGCAACCTTCAAAGCCACAAGAAAACCCACTTAGGGGTGAAACCCTATGCCTGCATGGAATGCGGCAAAGTGTTTTCTCTAAAGGGCAATCTCAACaaacaccagagaattcacacaggagagaaaccgttTACGTGCACggaatgtgggaaaagcttttttaaaaagatCTGCCTGCTCAATCATCAGAAAactcacacgggggagaaaccattcgCGTGTACGGAATGTGGGAAACGGTTCTCTCAAAAGAGCAGCCTTCAGAAACACCGGAGCAGCCACAAACAGGAGAAACTTTGA